The following proteins are co-located in the Bacteroidales bacterium genome:
- a CDS encoding TIM-barrel domain-containing protein: MSITRFFIACSLFATGAVMQAQVPVQPGHPQYILNEPYDISGDFYDFTNTYYVADSLTDFDPQKGSGTVVYERYENSTRLAFNNMMGVLKKVNANEFPTNEYAASPALPFSIEFVSPKTIRIKASTGFEAKKQEPSLMLVNGQANVDTKSWKYTRTKDGYLYSGEYGTVLIRSNPWTIEFRDKNGYFLTRTVHISDLSASAYIPELPFSFVRRAGDYSRSVNAAFLLSPDEKIFGCGESFTRLDKRGQKVVLWTDDANGVENEAMYKPIPFFMSSRGYGMFMHTSSPITCDFGKYFGNVNSLMIGDDQLDLFVFLGDPKDILDEYTNLTGKPSMPPLWSFGLWMSRITYFSEADGRRVAAMLRQNRIPSDVIHFDTGWFETDWQCDYKFAPSRFTDAGKMLSDLKNQGFHVSLWQIPYFVPKNSLFSEIIDKGLYVKNDKGNPPYEDAILDFSNPATVSWYQEKIGGLLKMGVGAIKVDFGEAAPQKGIYASGKTGFYEHNLYPLRYNKTVAEITKEINGENIIWARSAWAGSQRYPLHWGGDAEVTNNAMESELRGGLSFGLSGFAFWSHDIGGFQERTPDDLYRRWLPFGMLTSHSRCHGTPPKEPWEYGQNFNDYFRVVDEMKYKLMPYIYAQAKNCTEKGLPMVRALFVEYPDDPGAWQIENEYLFGSDILVAPLFESTTSRDVYLPGGNWIDFQTGKSYSAGWHTITAGEIQAVILVRDGAVIPTIQLAQSTMDMDWTKIDLNVYSGGKVKPSGLICLPSDNVLHQLNFDQSGKLISNPLQGKSALRVVKR; this comes from the coding sequence ATGTCAATAACCAGATTTTTTATTGCCTGCAGCCTGTTTGCAACCGGCGCTGTAATGCAGGCACAGGTACCTGTACAACCCGGCCATCCCCAATATATCCTAAATGAACCGTATGACATAAGCGGCGATTTTTATGATTTTACCAATACCTATTATGTTGCCGACAGTCTTACCGATTTTGATCCCCAAAAGGGTTCGGGAACAGTTGTATATGAGCGCTATGAAAACTCTACCCGGTTGGCTTTCAACAATATGATGGGAGTGCTGAAAAAAGTAAATGCAAATGAATTCCCGACTAACGAATATGCAGCATCACCGGCTTTGCCCTTTTCAATTGAATTTGTTTCTCCCAAGACAATCCGTATTAAAGCGTCCACCGGTTTTGAGGCAAAAAAGCAGGAGCCTTCATTGATGCTTGTAAATGGCCAGGCGAATGTAGATACAAAAAGCTGGAAATATACGCGTACCAAAGACGGATACCTGTATTCGGGCGAATACGGAACTGTTCTGATCCGCAGTAACCCCTGGACGATAGAATTCCGTGATAAAAACGGTTACTTTCTTACAAGAACCGTTCATATAAGTGATCTTTCGGCGTCAGCATATATTCCTGAGCTGCCGTTTTCATTTGTCCGCAGGGCGGGCGATTACTCAAGGAGTGTAAATGCGGCATTTTTACTTTCTCCTGATGAAAAGATCTTCGGATGCGGAGAATCATTCACACGGCTTGATAAGAGGGGACAGAAAGTGGTGCTCTGGACCGACGATGCCAATGGGGTGGAAAACGAGGCCATGTACAAACCTATTCCCTTTTTCATGAGCAGCAGGGGATATGGTATGTTCATGCATACGTCATCACCCATTACGTGTGATTTTGGCAAATATTTCGGCAATGTGAACTCGCTCATGATTGGTGACGACCAGCTTGACCTTTTTGTATTCCTGGGCGATCCTAAAGATATACTTGATGAATATACAAACCTGACCGGTAAACCGTCAATGCCGCCTTTATGGTCATTCGGGCTGTGGATGAGCCGCATAACCTATTTTTCAGAGGCTGACGGCCGGCGGGTGGCAGCCATGCTGAGGCAAAACAGGATACCTTCGGATGTTATCCACTTTGATACGGGATGGTTTGAAACCGACTGGCAATGCGACTACAAATTTGCTCCTTCAAGGTTTACCGATGCCGGAAAGATGTTATCTGATCTGAAGAACCAGGGATTTCATGTATCACTATGGCAGATCCCGTATTTTGTTCCGAAAAACAGCCTTTTCAGTGAAATAATTGATAAAGGTCTGTATGTGAAAAACGACAAGGGAAATCCGCCTTATGAGGATGCTATTCTCGACTTTTCAAACCCGGCCACCGTTTCATGGTACCAAGAGAAAATTGGAGGATTGTTGAAGATGGGAGTTGGTGCGATTAAGGTGGATTTTGGTGAAGCCGCACCGCAGAAAGGTATTTATGCCTCAGGAAAAACCGGCTTCTACGAGCATAATCTTTATCCTCTCCGTTATAATAAAACAGTGGCAGAAATTACAAAGGAAATCAACGGTGAAAATATTATTTGGGCCCGCAGCGCATGGGCAGGGAGCCAGCGTTACCCGCTTCACTGGGGTGGCGACGCAGAGGTTACAAATAATGCCATGGAATCTGAATTACGCGGTGGGCTTTCATTCGGTCTGAGCGGATTTGCTTTTTGGAGCCATGATATCGGCGGATTCCAGGAAAGAACTCCGGATGATCTTTACCGCAGGTGGCTGCCATTTGGTATGCTGACTTCACACAGTCGTTGCCATGGAACTCCTCCGAAAGAACCCTGGGAATACGGTCAGAATTTCAATGATTATTTCCGTGTTGTGGATGAAATGAAGTACAAACTGATGCCATATATCTATGCCCAGGCAAAGAACTGCACAGAGAAAGGACTTCCGATGGTTCGTGCGCTCTTTGTTGAGTATCCCGATGACCCGGGTGCATGGCAGATAGAAAACGAATACCTGTTTGGTTCCGACATACTTGTGGCCCCGCTTTTCGAAAGCACCACTTCAAGGGATGTGTACCTGCCGGGTGGCAACTGGATAGATTTTCAGACGGGTAAATCTTATTCAGCCGGATGGCATACTATAACTGCAGGTGAAATACAGGCCGTTATCCTCGTCAGGGACGGTGCTGTGATTCCGACAATACAACTGGCACAATCCACAATGGATATGGATTGGACTAAAATTGACCTGAATGTATATTCGGGAGGAAAGGTTAAGCCTTCGGGATTGATTTGTCTACCTTCAGACAATGTGCTTCATCAGTTGAATTTTGATCAGTCGGGCAAACTGATTTCAAATCCATTACAGGGTAAATCAGCATTAAGGGTAGTGAAAAGGTAG
- a CDS encoding TIGR00730 family Rossman fold protein yields the protein MTSIKSIAVFCGSSTGHDPVLIKDSLDLAAAFCAHDITLVYGGGNVGLMGVLADEMLRLGGRVIGVIPERLVEIEVAHKGLTQLHVVKGMHERKALMTSHSDAFMVLPGGIGTMEEFFEIYTWQQLGYHQKPIAISNINGFYDILISFLKTLASRDFVKPSQIDRLIIAGDSVQVLNALLNK from the coding sequence ATGACTTCAATAAAAAGCATAGCTGTATTTTGCGGTTCTTCAACCGGCCATGATCCGGTTCTTATCAAAGACTCCCTGGATCTGGCAGCAGCATTTTGCGCCCATGATATTACCCTTGTATACGGAGGCGGCAATGTCGGTTTAATGGGCGTTCTTGCAGATGAAATGCTCCGTCTCGGAGGAAGGGTGATTGGTGTAATTCCTGAAAGACTGGTTGAAATTGAAGTGGCTCATAAAGGTCTGACCCAACTGCATGTGGTTAAAGGAATGCATGAGCGAAAGGCACTCATGACAAGTCATTCCGATGCATTCATGGTGCTGCCCGGCGGTATAGGCACTATGGAAGAATTCTTCGAAATATATACCTGGCAACAGCTTGGCTATCATCAGAAGCCAATTGCCATTTCCAATATAAACGGTTTTTACGATATCCTGATCAGCTTCCTGAAGACACTTGCGAGCCGTGATTTTGTAAAGCCAAGTCAGATTGACAGGTTGATCATTGCTGGTGATTCGGTGCAGGTACTAAATGCCCTTCTCAATAAATAA